The DNA segment TGCAAAAACactacataaaataaatccaTATAACAAACTACAAGTAACAATTGTTATTTCTCCATGTTTGACCCTGCTTTACATTTAGAAGAGGTGGCATAGGTGGAATATTTGAAAGGATAATTTCACGAACTCACACTCTGAGCCGAGCAAATCATAAAATAAAGCAATCGCAACCTCCAATACCAAGACCCATAGCAGGAGTGCGGTGGTTGTGCAAAAGTTGAGGACGAGTACGAGCTTTTGCTTGATCGAGACCACTCGAGCTAACACATCACAGTCTAAAGCTACTGTAGCCACCAACACCAGATGATCCGTAGCTGGAATAAGGTTGCCCAGCTAACGATGATGAGTAAGAACTGCTACCTAACTGAGAGTAGGAATGTCGTAAACTGGATTCGAGCTTGCCATAGGTCCCCTGAAGTTGCTCTCTGTGACCACTGGTGAAGTCCTGCAtaacataaagataatgtccACCTcattttttatctttagttaacAACAAGGCCATTTGTATGTATAGTAACTTCCTTACGTTTACTACTTCAAGGCAATATTTAAACCAAATTGTTatcaaaatcatatcaactTAGTTTCTTAGCCCCTATTTGGGGCTTGAACTTGAAGGCCAGAGCACCTGAGTTTATGATCTTGAATTCATGATCAGATTAGGAAAAAAACCATTAAAAAACCGAAGAGACTTTAACCTGAATAAGTTGCTGGGCTAGTAGAACTTGTGAAGAGGTGCCTTTTATCTCCACGGTGATTTCATCAGGCAGGCCCCTACTCTCTTGCACAGTTAGAATGGCACCACTAGTGCGTCTAATGTAATCAATATTTGCTCCCTGAACTCCAATTATATCCTCTGCATAAGCAAGTGGTACTTGCATCGTCTGTGCAACCTGCCACAAGGAATCAACATGGCGTATTTACAGGAAGAAATAGTGCAAGCAATAATAACATCCAACTCCTAAATTCAATGAACAGAAGCAATATTCAAAGTACATGCCCAAACCTGAGTGACAATAGGCCCACCAGAATGTCCTATTGCTGAAGGGCGACTTCCAAGTCCATGATCTGCTCCATAAACTGAAAGTCTGGACGAACTCAAACGGGATTCTAGCTCTCTTTCACGGTCAAGGAAGAGTGAATCCCGCTTTAGAGAAACAGAGTAATCGGAACCTAGTGACGTTTGTGGGGTAGTATGCAGTGATGTCTTCTCAGCCCAAGCTTCTACTTGTCGTTCCTGCGTCGCCGGAGCATTATACTGCAAAAAGGAGTAACATTCTCACGATAGTCTTGTGATCGCATGAAACCACAAAACCTATACCAGGAACTTACACTCTTCTCAAATAAAGGAAGAACTGTGTGATCCACCAAAAACTTTCTCAGGTGACCCACCACAGCTTCCAAGCCTTTTAGGACTTTGACAGCTTCTCCTTGTAAATCAACAACCCTTTCATCTGAACTAGCATAAACCGGTAATTCATCTGCAAATAAGAAGCAATATAGAGTACCACCTCGTTCATCACAAAGTGCAAAAAATTTCTGAAGTGGATCATGAGAAAAGGGTTATACATTTTCCTAGTTGAGATCAAATGTTCATTTCAAGGGGGCAAAAACAGATTATTTTGTGCTTTAACTGATTATATCCATGACATCAAAGAttataataaatcaattaagatTGTGTATGCCACACACGTTTTTAAAAATCATTACGAGCTCATAAAATGGAGTGCAGGAAAAGAATGTTTCCTATCATGAAGTTTAAGTGGCTCGAATTAATAGTTGGTAGAATCGCGCATCGTGGATGCAACCCTTGAGATCAACCAAAGACTGTTTGAAAGGATGGGGAGGCTTACTAAGAAAATGATTAACGCAATAGGAAAATATGTAAAAAAATGAGTAACGATACCACTAGAAAGCACCCGGATGGTAGCACCAGTGCTTTCTTGAATAGACTTGATGACAGAGCCTTGCTTTCCTATTAAACTAATGGCCTGTGTCGATGCCACCAACAAACGAAATGAACAAAATACAGCACCAGTAGAACCAAGGGCTTTTCCATCACCATCGTCCTCAAGTAGTCCATTGACACGTTTGAAGATTCTTAATATGGCATCCATAGCTGGAGGCACTGCTGCTTCTGGTTCTTCCTTCCCAGATATCAAAACCTGAAAAACATGAATACTAATCCATAGTCAGTTAGGTTGACAAGATAAACCAAACCAAGAGTGACATGGAGAAGTTTTCAATTATAGAAACTAGAATAACAAGAGGGAGGGAAAACCTCCGAGGAAGATAGACCATTCAGACCGGCCAAACAAGGAGATTGCATTCAATCAacaaaaattcacaaaaatGCAGAATTTATTGAAATGGATGAAATAAGTATCTGATAGAGTGATCTGGATACTGATTATCAGAAGCTTGGATTAAAAGGAAAACTAAGATTATTATATTTCTACTGTTACAACAGCAGCACCAAAAGAAACATTTCATTATGTTTCTTCATCTGACAATTTTTCTCGCTACAATAAACATCTACAAAATCACTGTGCTTGTATGACCATCACAACATGACTAACTAAGAAGTTATATGAGTGGAGAAATGACAGGACGTACTACATAATCAACTGCCTTAGATGATGAAACTGACAACACATGATTATCTTAAAATATATTGCACAATGCTTGAAACGTGTAAAATGTATATTTTTGTTAGTATGTTTCGCAGAAAAAGTATAACACAATttcactaaaaataaaaaactcaaaACAAGCTGTCAAAGATCACTAGAGACCGAATAAAATATCAGGTCAACCAAGAATGAACGGTGATCAACCAGTGTGGAAAAAGTTctacaaaaaatattttgcacTAGAACTACAGGAAATCAAGAGaacttattatatttttatcagAAGTACATCTGAGGTATTTCTCATGCAATCATAGACATATCAAAGAACATATGCTTTGGTTTCTATGTTGATAGGAAAAAAATAAGAGCACATTCCGGACTACTCGTGCACACATTTTAAATGAAAGCACTCAGATGGTAATGAGACATCTATCAATAATCGTGAAATTAATATATTTCCAGCTATTAATTCCTCGCATTGAACACGTGTACCATGTAGTGGAGATTGCCACGTAGAGAGACCGTGAATGGTGTCACTTGCATATTTCATCAAACACTTACTTATTCATTAAACAGGAGTAATCCCTTTACAGAAAACCAGAATTGTCTTCAGCATGCCATAAAGGACAGGTGTAACTCCACTAAAAGTCGCTCTTAAGCGGAGATTTACAATTCTGTAGGTCAGCTCTTAGCTAATAATTATTGTTCATACCACTTTCTCCTCAAGTTTGTCGTTAATTTGCATTCAACACAATCAAAATAAGGGAGTGTTaacaatcactaaaaaaaagtgctcgttagcttttggcttaaaaaaatcatttttgtatgtttcttaaacctagattatgtgttagcttatgtttaacttaattgaaatccaaaagctagtcatgtggtgattatgattctctaAAAATGATTCTAAAAAAAAGATCATTGTTAAAAACActttaatcacttatttatcaaacactaccaaactttgatttttagattttcacatttgtttccaaacattatcaacttttgatttttcttaacttttttataatctataaattaatcacttctacaaaagcacaatctattgcaaacactccctaagaTTGAAAACAGTAGACAGATTACATTATATGCATATTTGGGTCACAGCAGCCttcaaaaaattcatactcataGCACGAAAACAATGGTGCAAGGGAACTAAATCACGTAACTACCAAAAGCAGGGTGAATaccaataataattaatgatttacagatttctttgaAACACAAAAGAAAGAAATGATATCATGCTCAAATTACTACAAGAAGCAGAATCCAAACCCTATGGATCAGAAAAGGCCCAATTTTTTACGAAGTaatcaaatcaagaattcaCGTTTGGGAGTACAGCGAGGGAGTTGAGAGGACATTACAATGCGATCGGGAGAGGTGGCAGGTCCGTCGAGAACACGAATTCTAGCACGCGTATCTTCAACGAGCTTCTTGATGATATCACCCTTCCGCCCAATAATACCGCCCACCTTCAGCACTGGCACCACTACTCTAAATACAGAATAACCTGGCCATCCGGGCCACTTCGCCTTCAATTCAGCTAATTCCTTCTCCTTTTCATCCATCCCCGTAGCATCCACGGCATCAGTTGAAGCGTCTTCGTCGCCATCGAAGATTTCCATTGTTGCTTCCACCGTAATCTCGTCTATGTTTTCGACCGCTTCTTCGGTAGCAGCGCCGTTTATTGCTGTCGATTGACCGGAAGCCATTCTGTGGCGATTAGGGTTTTGAGGGTGTTTACTAGATTTGGgttttgatatatatttaactgacatgcaatatatatatatatatatacacacgcacacacacatatatatatatatatatatatatatattatttttatttttttcatacgAAAAGTATactttttttatcaatttttttgtttttattttattttatttgtatacTTTATTTATACTAGCATCTCGAAGTATGCGTTATGTGCTTgtacaattataattttatttttgttttttaaatatttgtaattaaattataaaataaaaaaatttgtaaaaaaagtaaataaaaattttaaaaaaaaactaattaagggtattattgatatattaaaaaaagtttCACCAAATGTTTTTATTCACTCTTCTTAATAGTgtagataaaaataaatgtaattatagaaaaaaaattacaatggAAAATGTTTTGATTTAGTTTTTAAATAAAACTCAGAGTAATTATCCAAAAATAGTATTATGTTATAGACAAACCATATaatacttgctaaaaaattatcAATTAAATTTCTATTTAATTAGAAATTTTAAAAAGTGTCCATTATTTTCATAGGAATTACCAATTAACCAAATGACTCTACTAAGTAAAAAGTAAATTCATCAACATCTTGAAAAACACTAGCTTCCCTAGTTCCATGGGGAATATCGATCCTACAGAGGGGGTATTACCCCCTCTGTGTTTCCTTGGCCATGATTGGTCAATTTTTATGTGGGGCCCACATAAAAATTGAATGTGGTCCAATCATGGCCAAGAAAAATGCAGAGGGGGTACCCCCTCTGCAGGGTCGAAATTCCCCATGAGACGGACAAAGAGCTCCTCGATCAAAATGACATTAAAATGAAACCAAAACTATACAAACGGTAATATCCTCGGTATTGCACTAACTATATTCAGACCATCTCTTTTACAATCATATGAAACTATAGTAACTTGCTTAACTTCGAATTCTCTTATGCTCGACTCATTTATTCCACATTCGTATTAAGATGGGTTGGGTCGGTGTTTTTTCAACCCGCTTAAAAGGTACGTAGGTAGGTCGGCCCGCCTCGCCCcacctaatggtgggttgcgacAGGTTGTGGGTTAGTCAGCCTCGCTAGCCCATTTTGACACttctaataatatataatatttattttctatCCTAATTTTTCATTTGATAAAAAACGAATAAATACTAATGAACACTTTGTTAATTTTTCATTCACCTTAACTGGTAATCGAGAAATAATTTcatcacaaatttttttatcgATTATACATGGGTACACAAAcgatttttccaacaatcccccacatgaataaAAATTAATGCATGTATGCAATGCAGACTCTTAGAAAGTTCAATCGAAAAAATATTGCATCAGGAGTAGTTCATGGCTCTAAACCTTCCGTACTAGAATATCATCGGATTTATAGACTATTTAGTGAACACAATGTCTTGAATTACTCAACCGTTTGTATAAATCGAGACAATGATACCTACACAATAACCCTCTCCACATCTTTTGTTTTTATAATTGTGTCTGTTTTAGACATGGACATGACTTTGGAGTCAATATTTTAAGAATTAAGCTATAGATATCTTAtaaaactttttaaaatattacccGCGGCCCTAGAGCGTTCACAATAAGAATCAGGGAAAAAGTAGCAGTCAATTGTTAGGTAAAAACATGTTATTTGATCAGACAACTAATTACATTTACATGATTTGCATTTATATTTTCTTCAGTATCCCTGCATCTAACGAGTGTAAAAATCATGGGTTAATTGCCAATCACTCCCTAAACCaatttataaatccctacataaataaaacttactttcaactccctggagagagaaacttttgtttataaataccaattatacccttatctcttaaaattctttaaaaaaaaaagagagaatggataataaaaacaaaactaatccaaatagtatatatataaaaattcaaattaagatcaaagaacataaaccatgtcatatacatgtttatgttgatacatgagcaagtatgtgtttaggaagcaaacatatacttccaaatcattattggaagaaatatgataaaggattaaaagtttGAATAGAAgttggatcaataatcatgcttgatacagtagaagaaaaattaaaaatagaaattgaggaaacaaaatttgtaatacccattatataccaaatagaatcaggaatagacattataataggaaataactttttaagagaatatcttccttttacacaatttgaaaatcacatAACCTTAAACAaatgatcatcaatgatttatattcctaaaatacgaacagcatttcgtgtaggaaataaaggatttacaaagaattttcataaacgaaatacaaatccaatagaactaaaaatagaaaatattttaacaattaatcatgaaaaagaaatcatgaaaaaatttcatgatatttgttctgaaaatcctcaggacaaaattaagaaaagaaaataattcattgcttcaataaaacttaaagaccctaatatcacaatccgtgaagcaccaagaagatgcaacatggatgataagtactctcgagtttagacatccaacttcttgcttgttcaggattcttgcctcccaccaaaggtttcggtcctacttgcatgaatttattgatagagtagcgacgtctaccctcatgatgatgatgttgatcatcatgatggcggtgatgacgatgatgatgaccacctccctggccaatactaccgtgactctcgtcagccatatcctgaaaagaattacacattaaaatcccaaatgcgcaagaattactcaagactaaactaaatcccaagtactaatcccaaaatctaagcatgctctgataccaaaaaatgtagtgaccctgcatggaatcacctactaactgacaactaatagcatgcattaaacttaatacagcaaaatactttaatagagtaaaaacgtgcagaaacataatccataatttacatatcagcttagtaacataatccaggcttaaatctgtagtgatacaaccaaatcgaagaacttaaaagtaaacattatacagctaaaacatatcctgctgtataaattcccctgaaaagctccggctccctagtcctgcctcga comes from the Henckelia pumila isolate YLH828 chromosome 1, ASM3356847v2, whole genome shotgun sequence genome and includes:
- the LOC140873918 gene encoding RNA-binding KH domain-containing protein PEPPER-like, with the protein product MASGQSTAINGAATEEAVENIDEITVEATMEIFDGDEDASTDAVDATGMDEKEKELAELKAKWPGWPGYSVFRVVVPVLKVGGIIGRKGDIIKKLVEDTRARIRVLDGPATSPDRIVLISGKEEPEAAVPPAMDAILRIFKRVNGLLEDDGDGKALGSTGAVFCSFRLLVASTQAISLIGKQGSVIKSIQESTGATIRVLSSDELPVYASSDERVVDLQGEAVKVLKGLEAVVGHLRKFLVDHTVLPLFEKSYNAPATQERQVEAWAEKTSLHTTPQTSLGSDYSVSLKRDSLFLDRERELESRLSSSRLSVYGADHGLGSRPSAIGHSGGPIVTQVAQTMQVPLAYAEDIIGVQGANIDYIRRTSGAILTVQESRGLPDEITVEIKGTSSQVLLAQQLIQDFTSGHREQLQGTYGKLESSLRHSYSQLGSSSYSSSLAGQPYSSYGSSGVGGYSSFRL